aagcaaacaggaaacaggacacCCGAATGCACCCGACTACATTCTCACATGTCCATCGAGTGATGCAAGCACAAACAAGCACGTTTCCACACATGCAAATCTGCATGTTAGGAAACGATTTCAGTCACTTTTGTCTTCATGTCACAGTcacatgtatatgtatataacTGCAGGCATGGAAGTGTCATTTCAGCTACCTGAGTAGGCATTATCCTTTTGGCTTCTTTGCTGGGTGCCTTTCTTTGCCGTTCTATCCTCTGTTTTGGGGGAGGTGGTTCCGCATAGAACGAGCCCATCCTGTAAAGAACCACAGGAATTTTCAAACACAAGGAAGTTTATCCAAATTTACAGATTTAGGTGAAGGTGTAATATGTTCTCTAAgctatttttgattttattttttaagtataCTTGAGGAATATGTATGTACAAGAAATTATGTCCATGAATGTAAATTAAGAGACTCAGAACATTATGTAAATTACCACTGTGTTACTCCATCTAACGCCATAACTTGATAATCTGGCTGACGTTATGAACTTGCGCACATCGCTTGAGACTCGTCTGCTGGTGTAGTAAAATCTTACAAAATAGTATACCACTAAACTTTTAAGCTGTCATATCCTGATATAAGTGCAGACACAACAGTGCCAGAGCAGCGCGTTAGCTTCTGAGGACGATTTAGAGGTGCACGAAAAAGCCCTTCATTGTGTTTGCATGCTGCAATCTTCTATATCATCATAAATATCATTAATTCCTCGAAATAGtgtgatataattttgagtcTACATTGCCTACCGCTATTTCTTGTCTTGTGCAAGACACTATGCAAAGTGGGTTTAGATGATTGCTCTATAAATAGAtgcattaaaatgatcaaagtgaCGTTAAAGTTGGAATGTAATGGACACAAGTTGTCTTCTCGTGTTGCTCTATTTCTATTTAAAGTGGACCATCTCTTCAGAGAGAAAATGAGCCTGCAGCAGGGTCatattttgttcctgttttcccaCATTTACAAAGCATCAATCAACATGGTCAGAATTCACCAGGCAAAGTGTCTAAGACATGTTTTTGTAGCTCTTTCTCACAGCAGCTGTCACCCTTGCATTACAAAGTAGCCTAGTATAAATGCAAACAGATAACACTAGGGCTGAGTCCTTCTTCCCCTTTACAGCTTTCCTTAACTTAATATTTTCCAAGAAAAAAGTAACAGAAAGGGAAAGTGTTAGGGAAAAGGCCCATTAAGCATTTTCATGACTATTCAACCACAACCTGGTTCCAGTTGTCACTTCCGAAGGACGATGTACTACCAGCTAATCTGGAACCGCTTATTCTATTTTTATAGATTGGTTGAGGACCACGTGTGCTTTTCCAAAGAAAATCAAGAATTTCCATGTTATCGATTACTTGTTCAAACGTTGATGGGTTTTGGTTACCTGGCAGGCAGATATCCTGGCCAGTAAAGCCAGTAAACAGACTTGCTAAATCACTCACATGTAGTGGAAAGAGGGTGCCGTCCTAAAGCAGCACTCGGCTCTCCTGGCCACTCGGTGCCAGGCGTCCTGAGGCAGGTAGCCATCCCCCGCGTTCTGCTGCTCGTCCTCATCATGCTCTAGCCGGTTCATACCCATGAACGACAGCTGTAGAGAAACACAGATATCACGACATCACCACTGCGGTGTATGATGCTTTGGAAGCTGTGCTAGAAAATCAGATTTACTGCATACCATGCTTGTTACATTTGCTAGCAATTGTGTGTCTGATATTGCTCCCATAAATGATCAGGAAACACCTATTACAAAGCTGCTATAACTAACATACAGTTGCATATTTATTAATTCACGTTCATTTGGAGCTGTGTTGGGCCATCAAATGAATCTGAGTCCATTAAACAGTCTCCAGTCAGCTCTGCTTTGATCTTCTTATCTTTCTTGCTGTTATGTGACAGAAAAGCATGCGCATCTCGAGCCATAAATCTGGACAGAAGTGCATGACTGTATGGACTGTATGGACCATCTATGCACACTGACATAAAGAATATACACAATACAGCAATCATACTCACAAGATGCTCAGTAAAAGCGGTGGGATCAAAAGCAGTTCCCTCAGAGAACAGCTGGCTGGCTTTCTCCTTGCCCAGGTCTGTAGCAACAACAAGAAGCTGTGCATCCAGGGCAGCTTCCCTCGCCTGCCGAACTGCCAAAAAGTACCAGGGTAAAGTCTAAATGATCAGTCTGTAGGGCTGTGTCATTCACTGTAAAGGAGCCCATATTCAAAGACTTCTGTGCTTGAATCAAACCCACCATCTTTAAAAAGTTTGTTTGCTTCTTCTAAAACCTCTGTTAGCTTGTTGTTGGATGGGCTCAGCATATCTTCCCTGttctctgaaaaaaacaaatcaagaaGACCACAACAAGGATTTGTTTTGAGTACACAAATCAGCAACTTCAGCCACCTCCGATCTGCCGGCCTGCAGCTACTCACGCTGTACTGAGCTGATGAGGTCTCTGTACTTGCTCCGGATTTCTCTCCTGAGGCCCTGGTCATTGTCGTCTTGCAGGTCAGTCGGGACAATATCACAGCCAGCCTCGTCTCCGTCACTTTGCTGCTGATCTGCTTTCCTTCGGCCCGCAGAGCCATTCTGCCGGGGAGCTTCCTCGTCACCGCcacctctggctctcttcaTCTTCAGACTCACACTAGGTCGGCTCTGCTTTCTGAAGGGGAAGCGAGCTGACGGAAATCAGATCAACATAAACAAAGCGTGTTTCTACTGGTGAATATGGCAAGTTATTACCTCCTAAAACGAGTCTTGAAGAAAAGGTACAGAAACGGTCTGTTTACGGATTACAGTGTCAAGATGTTTTGCATCCTGTCGCTATATGTTAACCTAACACGCCACAGCAGTTTTCTCAAAGTTTAGCCAAAGagcatatttaattttaaaaagtcaagaTAAAAATCCACATACACTAGCGCTCCCAACGTGGTAGACCCATCACAAAGATGCAAACACTGATTAgcgcttcatttaaaaaaacatttgtttttacaaGCGACTTCTCAGTATCATACAGTATGAAATAAGCTTAAACGTGATCATAAGTGTCGCGGCTTTTGGAAAACGGCTGCTTTCTCACGCCAGCCTTCACTGTCCAGTTAGCCAAGCAACCCTGTCATTCCTGCGAACGCGGAAGTACTGAACAGTTTCCCATCTCGCTTCACCCGTCTTCATCTTTTGTTTGTGCTAACGGTAGCCAACGTTAGCTGGCAAATGCAAGAGCCTCGGGAGCTTAGCATAAGTGTAGGACATCTCACCCTCAGATCCTGGTAAAGTCTGGGctaaatgcaaaaacacagcCACACAGCATGTTCTGAGCGTTACAAAATCCACCTCTGCGCATTTTTATCGAGATTACTTCAACGTACCTGTGAGGCAAACGGACACAAGGCGCGCCAATTAGGTGTCAGCGAATTCGTCATAAACGAAGATAGTTTGGTTTTGGttgtccaatttaaaaaaaacaaaaaacatactaAACATTTAACAGCTGATGGGCTATTTTCTGTGACAACTCAAAATTAAATGGACATTATTTACATTACACACAACGTCACAACACAAGTAGTGTATTTGCATAGTAAATACATTACTGGTGTTGTCAAAAAATGATcgtgccaaaaataaaaatcagcctttatttaaaattttgcaaATGACTTGTTGGCCTAAACTTGTAGCTACTCTGGTCTGCTCAAAA
This is a stretch of genomic DNA from Archocentrus centrarchus isolate MPI-CPG fArcCen1 chromosome 15, fArcCen1, whole genome shotgun sequence. It encodes these proteins:
- the nsmce4a gene encoding non-structural maintenance of chromosomes element 4 homolog A, which translates into the protein MKRARGGGDEEAPRQNGSAGRRKADQQQSDGDEAGCDIVPTDLQDDNDQGLRREIRSKYRDLISSVQQNREDMLSPSNNKLTEVLEEANKLFKDVRQAREAALDAQLLVVATDLGKEKASQLFSEGTAFDPTAFTEHLLSFMGMNRLEHDEDEQQNAGDGYLPQDAWHRVARRAECCFRTAPSFHYMMGSFYAEPPPPKQRIERQRKAPSKEAKRIMPTQLKKMEESHQEATEKEVERILGYLKSYYQDDPTSPISYYEFVIDPNSFSRTVENIFHTSFLIRDGLARMYLDDDKLPCIAPVEEGEVEAGGSTSRKQCILSISTKTWKELIDAFDIRDPIIRPTDTQGDGAAFC